A single genomic interval of Helianthus annuus cultivar XRQ/B chromosome 6, HanXRQr2.0-SUNRISE, whole genome shotgun sequence harbors:
- the LOC110944843 gene encoding uncharacterized protein LOC110944843 — translation MPIAYALVDEETVHSWCWFFQNLKQYVIQTRKICVISDRHAGIIHAMENLEDWMEPRAYHRYCLRHVRSNFSSRFSMKYLRKLCWMIGSTTQSQKYRWAVQEMRMYKEEAWDYLNNTDKSKWTLRHDHRHRRWGNLTTNISESMNNVLRQARLLPIKVLIRFTFTKDVSEYVRHTQLAARCNSPLPPRIWSRFNKLYSVAMQHEVSMYDAIDARYSVVSKTETNDHGGNEYTIEYNKRSCSCGKWQMLRFPCSHAIAVCYWRGEEPHNITHSIFHTTTYRQQYSGHFYNLGHKDEWAKPDWRIKGDPSRVTTHRGRMRSRRIQNELDINYHDEPQARRCSKCGATGHNRKTCGQR, via the coding sequence ATGCCCATTGCTTATGCTCTTGTTGATGAAGAGACTGTTCATAGTTGGTGTTGGTTTTTCCAAAATCTGAAACAGTATGTCATCCAGACCAGAAAAATATGTGTTATATCTGACCGTCATGCTGGAATCATTCATGCAATGGAGAACCTCGAAGATTGGATGGAACCAAGGGCCTACCATCGTTATTGTCTTCGTCATGTGAGAAGCAATTTTAGTAGCAGATTCTCGATGAAATACCTAAGGAAGTTGTGCTGGATGATTGGGAGCACAACCCAATCACAAAAGTATCGTTGGGCTGTGCAAGAAATGCGGATGTATAAAGAGGAAGCATGGGACTACCTGAACAACACAGACAAAAGTAAGTGGACGTTACGGCATGACCATAGGCATCGTCGTTGGGGAAACCTAACGACCAACATTTCTGAGTCTATGAATAATGTGTTACGTCAGGCAAGACTGCTGCCTATAAAAGTGTTGATTCGTTTCACGTTTACGAAAGACGTATCAGAGTATGTTAGGCACACGCAGCTTGCAGCCCGTTGCAACTCCCCTTTACCCCCGCGTATATGGTCAAGGTTTAACAAACTGTACTCTGTAGCTATGCAACACGAGGTGTCCATGTATGATGCCATAGATGCACGCTATAGTGTGGTTTCAAAGACTGAAACCAACGATCACGGTGGCAATGAGTACACCATTGAGTACAATAAAAGGAGTTGCTCATGTGGGAAATGGCAAATGCTTAGATTTCCATGTTCCCATGCCATTGCAGTTTGTTATTGGAGGGGTGAGGAACCGCACAACATTACACATTCTATATTCCATACAACCACTTATCGACAACAGTATAGTGGACACTTTTACAACTTAGGGCACAAGGACGAATGGGCAAAACCCGACTGGAGAATTAAGGGGGACCCGTCGAGGGTTACAACTCATCGAGGTAGGATGCGTTCAAGGAGAATTCAGAATGAGTTGGATATTAACTATCACGACGAACCCCAAGCGCGAAGGTGCAGCAAATGTGGTGCTACGGGTCATAACAGGAAGACTTGTGGCCAACGCTAA
- the LOC110864049 gene encoding uncharacterized protein LOC110864049 translates to MANRRDKEVAKQYSSQPVPKTSSWILQKWRRPTSRSSTSTSETQNDNEKSNQGHSVHRWAIPDDESVNWSKSVVEFYNNGDSPFCYSVVFNTPTQLDKRFWGTLLGDRSHGYLTETHIQGWVGRMMNWRRRQLQEDQSLALPWTLLPPQFYTHLLESSAKHVVNYANGKLNPFPSFFRS, encoded by the exons ATGGCAAACCGTCGAGACAAGGAAGTTGCTAAACAATATAGTTCTCAGCCAGTCCCAAAAACGTCTAGTTGGATTCTTCAGAAATGGAGGCGTCCAACAAGTCGGTCTTCCACCTCAACTTCCGAAACGCAAAATGATAACGAAAAATCCAACCAAGGCCATAGTGTACACCGATGGGcgattcctgatgatgagtcagtTAATTGGTCTAAAAGCGTTGTCGAGTTCTACAATAATGGGGACTCACCTTTCTGTTATTCTGTCGTGTTTAACACACCTACACAATTAGACAAGCGTTTTTGGGGAACCCTCCTTGGTGATAGGAGCCATGGCTACCTAACGGAAACA CATATTCAAGGTTGGGTTGGAAGAATGATGAACTGGAGACGTAGACAACTACAAGAAGACCAGTCGTTGGCCTTACCCTGGACGTTATTACCGCCTCAATTTTACACGCACTTACTTGAATCAAGTGCCAAACATGTCGTTAACTACGCTAACGGAAAGTTAAACCCATTTCCATCTTTTTTTCGAAGTTGA
- the LOC110944844 gene encoding serine/threonine-protein phosphatase 7 long form homolog: MSYQIHPGPLYSTVLFLANEHRAREVFKRPKDYRDLMSIKRADRSFWSLIKDNPIGPRVQSIIRQAGFGGILDSGYRYIDHTLINALVERWRPETHTFHLPFGETTVTLQDINVLWGLPINGEVFSGMETPITLTNDVIMCQNLLGFTPEKNHFWGKRISSVRCTLFPVNSNNWIALHYLPFLEDLGQCSQISWGSPVLGCLYRNLCNATTPDAVVLTGPVSILQVWAWERIRCLAPEPNAIFNYRAPIAARWKGSLNAVDVPTHCLRTYRSQLQSLKEAMFIWRPYDAVVDSLPEICTSGRNSWRCACPLICWDVVEHHNPQRVMRQFGMVQYIPPPINIEVSEHERLHSLVRNGKIGWDWKSRHEPYVNAWNHREHNVVNRQQIETYSMANDFMTWYLEHTVVYLTNPWQPLEPMAGFQDDGATVQMMADSLGVIHRSQDMETMQQTAYRALNMSNLAEYTQHPTNLTNDPVDLSSYPGSQRMRRRRRRGRGAANVQDIGAGQWGRNYEEGGASGVNHEQNNEPNFNGLNAADIGNVTNTFVDQNTVATHAIQSWQSLLASVVNEDPRYDISELLESTQPISGLNNDNGQFQYNNNNLNETQNNQAGFITPTSQVMSFFPSNQSDFQYHAPHQSHEDYRARYTNVEPNPLNWGEDLNLFPPPQ; this comes from the exons ATGAGTTATCAGATTCACCCCGGTCCCCTTTACAGTACAGTGTTGTTTTTGGCAAATGAACATCGTGCGAGGGAGGTTTTTAAGCGCCCCAAGGACTATCGGGACCTAATGAGTATAAAACGTGCCGATCGTTCATTTTGGTCGCTTATAAAGGATAATCCGATAGGACCACGCGTCCAAAGTATAATTCGTCAAGCGGGCTTCGGCGGTATCCTCGATAGTGGGTATCGGTACATTGACCACACGTTAATAAACGCGTTGGTTGAGCGTTGGAGGCCCGAAACCCACACTTTTCACCTCCCCTTCGGTGAAACCACAGTGACTCTACAAGACATTAATGTTTTGTGGGGTCTACCAATAAATGGGGAGGTATTTTCTGGTATGGAAACGCCGATTACATTGACCAACGACGTTATAATGTGTCAAAATTTGTTGGGGTTTACCCCTGAAAAGAATCATTTTTGGGGGAAAAGAATAAGTTCAGTCC GATGTACATTATTTCCTGTTAATTCGAACAATTGGATAGCTCTTCATTATCTGCCTTTCCTAGAAGATTTGGGGCAATGTTCTCAGATCAGTTGGGGAAGTCCTGTTTTAGGCTGTTTGTACAGAAATCTTTGTAACGCCACAACTCCGGATGCTGTAGTTCTTACCGGTCCTGTGTCTATTTTACAAGTATGGGCATGGGAGAGGATTCGGTGTCTTGCACCGGAGCCTAATGCGATCTTCAACTACCGCGCCCCGATAGCTGCTCG GTGGAAGGGGAGTCTAAACGCCGTTGATGTTCCGACACATTGCCTCAGAACCTATCGATCTCAGCTTCAGTCGTTGAAAGAGGCAATG tttatatgGCGACCGTATGATGCCGTGGTGGACAGCCTCCCGGAGATCTGCACCAGTGGGAGGAATAGCTGGAGGTGTGCCTGCCCGTTGATTTGCTGGGATGTTGTGGAGCATCACAATCCGCAACGGGTTATGCGGCAGTTTGGCATGGTTCAATATATACCTCCACCAATAAATATTGAGGTCAGTGAGCATGAACGGCTCCATTCTTTAGTCCGGAATGGTAAAATTGGGTGGGACTGGAAAAGTCGTCATGAACCGTATGTTAACGCTTGGAACCATCGTGAGCATAATGTTGTAAACAGACAACAAATCGAGACTTATTCCATGGCCAATGATTTTATGACGTGGTACTTAGAACATACGGTCGTGTATTTGACCAACCCATGGCAACCGCTAGAACCCATGGCAGGATTTCAGGATGACGGTGCCACGGTCCAAATGATG GCTGACTCTTTGGGTGTAATACACCGAAGCCAAGATATGGAGACGATGCAACAGACAGCATACCGGGCTTTGAACATGTCAAATTTAGCGGAATATACCCAACATCCAACCAATTTGACAAATGACCCGGTGGACCTGTCATCCTATCCTGGTAGTCAGAGGATGCGTAGGCGACGCCGTCGCGGCCGTGGTGCGGCAAACGTTCAAGACATCGGCGCTGGTCAATGGGGAAGGAATTATGAAGAAGGGGGTGCATCCGGTGTTAATCACGAACAAAACAACGAGCCAAACTTTAATGGGTTGAATGCAGCCGATATTGGAAACGTTACAAATACGTTTGTAGACCAAAATACGGTCGCAACCCATGCCATCCAAAGTTGGCAGTCACTTTTGGCTTCTGTAGTCAACGAAGATCCACGTTATGACATAAGTGAACTCTTGGAATCAACCCAACCAATTTCGGGTCTTAATAACGATAATGGTCAATttcaatataataataataacttaaatgagaCCCAAAATAATCAGGCTGGTTTTATAACCCCCACGTCACAGGTTATGTCATTTTTTCCCTCTAACCAATCGGACTTTCAATACCATGCACCCCATCAAAGTCACGAGGATTATCGTGCCCGGTATACAAACGTTGAACCAAACCCGTTGAATTGGGGCGAAGACTTGAATCTCTTTCCACCACCGCAATGA